Proteins encoded together in one Bombyx mori chromosome 24, ASM3026992v2 window:
- the Dhs gene encoding deoxyhypusine synthase, with protein MEIPCNVEKPVKVAPNIAVNAVLQPSQDLPAETPIVAGYDWENGTDYNKILESYANSGFQATNFGKTVVEINNMLKSRAVPLTEENSDCYEEDQFIKKKTNCTIFLGYTSNMISSGLRDTIRFLVKNKLVDVIVTTAGGIEEDLIKCIAPTYVGDFNLSGKVLRTRGINRIGNLLVPNDNYCLFEEWVTPLLDEMISEQMKEGTVWSPSRITARLGERINNESSVCYWAWRNNIPIFSPALTDGSLGDMMYFHSFKRPGLIIDILGDLRRLNTMAVKANNTGVIILGGGLIKHHICNANLMRNGADYAVYVNTASEFDGSDAGARPDEAVSWGKIRPNANPVKLYADATLVFPLIVAQTFAKHHFSSKKNV; from the coding sequence ATGGAAATCCCGTGCAACGTCGAAAAACCTGTTAAAGTAGCCCCAAATATTGCCGTAAATGCGGTTCTGCAACCGAGCCAAGATTTACCTGCAGAAACACCGATAGTCGCGGGCTACGACTGGGAAAATGGAACCGATTACAATAAAATACTCGAATCTTACGCTAACTCCGGATTTCAGGCCACGAATTTCGGTAAAACTGTCGTCGAAATCAATAATATGCTCAAAAGCCGAGCGGTTCCGTTAACCGAAGAAAACAGCGATTGTTATGAAGAAGACCAGTTTATTAAGAAGAAAACTAACTGTACTATATTCCTCGGGTATACTTCTAACATGATATCCTCGGGACTGAGAGACACGATCCgttttttagttaaaaataagCTTGTGGATGTGATTGTGACTACAGCTGGAGGGATCGAGGAAGACTTGATAAAATGCATCGCTCCGACCTATGTAGGTGATTTTAATTTAAGCGGGAAAGTGTTAAGAACACGAGGTATAAACAGGATAGGCAATTTGTTGGTGCCAAATgataattattgtttgtttgAGGAGTGGGTCACTCCATTGTTGGACGAGATGATCTCTGAACAGATGAAAGAGGGTACTGTTTGGAGTCCGTCGCGCATCACAGCCCGGTTAGGGGAGAGGATTAACAATGAGAGCTCAGTGTGCTATTGGGCTTGGAGGAACAACATACCTATATTTAGTCCCGCATTGACTGATGGATCCTTAGGCGACATGATGTACTTCCACTCGTTTAAGCGTCCCGGACTGATCATAGACATATTGGGAGACCTGCGCAGATTGAACACCATGGCCGTCAAAGCCAACAACACTGGAGTCATAATATTAGGTGGGGGTTTGATCAAACATCATATTTGTAACGCAAATCTGATGCGTAATGGTGCTGATTACGCTGTGTACGTGAACACGGCCAGTGAATTTGACGGCAGTGATGCAGGTGCCAGGCCCGACGAAGCAGTCTCGTGGGGCAAAATCAGACCTAATGCGAATCCAGTGAAGCTATATGCAGATGCTACGTTAGTGTTCCCCTTGATCGTAGCTCAAACATTTGCTAAACATCATTTTAGCAGTAAGAAAAATGTTTAA